One window of Magallana gigas chromosome 2, xbMagGiga1.1, whole genome shotgun sequence genomic DNA carries:
- the LOC105325320 gene encoding solute carrier family 49 member 4 homolog isoform X2 → MTENSARIFNTSSSEYIAMTDKKSLVDNMSVYPAEVTVTTTDNEIRTTIQQSLIDPDTETHVYKRRWYILLAYSLLACTQGGYWNTWGPIAASSEDAFGWSDADIALLSNWGPISYVLATFVMSWVVDVKGLRWACLSTAIMVAAGAGARCITDQPPYVKWTVNLGQFLNGLAGPVAMAVPPVLSILWFPVQQRTSATALAAFPNGVGVAMSFLSGPYMVQDRISNQNITASNYSSANTTERISQERHDIMIYMYVEAAWAVFVLLLIVVYFPAKPPKPPTLSASVERMDFMTGAKTLIRNARFWVICATYGISLGVFNCWQSVLDVILKPHKIDESEAGWLGFYSILAGCVGSVILARFADVFSRHMKMFLLLLYISGTGCFVWFTLLISGTIPESTYSLYAAIILATLLLNASVPLYFEMACEATYPVAEGITNFVLTLVNNIGGLVFLLINMIPNIGTAWENWTCLGAIASCIPVLFFIKENYNRLEVDEIKKV, encoded by the exons ATGACAGAGAACAGTGCGAGGATATTCAATACAAGTTCCTCTGAATACATCGCTATGACGGATAAAAAATCTCTCGTAGATAACATG TCTGTATACCCAGCGGAGGTCACAGTGACTACAACAGATAATGAGATTCGAACCACCATCCAACAGTCACTCATAGATCCCGACACCGAGACGCATGTGTACAAGCGTCGCTGGTACATACTGCTGGCCTACAGTCTCCTAGCGTGCACACAGGGGGGCTACTGGAACACCTGGGGTCCTATTGCCGCGTCATCAGAAGATGCGTTCGGTTGGTCTGACGCGGACATCGCCCTACTGTCAAACTGGGGACCCATTTCATACGTCTTAGCGACATTCGTGATGTCTTGGGTGGTTGATGTCAAAG GACTCAGATGGGCCTGTTTAAGTACCGCGATCATGGTAGCCGCTGGTGCTGGTGCAAGATGTATAACAGACCAACCTCCATATGTAAAATG GACAGTGAATTTGGGTCAGTTTCTCAATGGCTTAGCTGGCCCCGTTGCTATGGCGGTGCCACCAGTGCTTTCAATTCTTTGGTTTCCCGTGCAACAACGAACAAGCGCTACAGCTTTGGCCGCCTTCCCTAATGGCGTCGGCGTTGCTATGTCCTTTTTATCAG GTCCTTATATGGTACAAGATCGAATTTCCAATCAAAATATTACAGCGAG TAACTACTCGTCCGCAAATACAACAG AGAGAATATCTCAAGAGAGACACGATATcatgatctacatgtatgtcG AGGCGGCATGGGCTGTCTTTGTCCTGTTACTCATAGTGGTGTACTTCCCGGCAAAACCGCCCAAACCCCCGACACTGTCCGCCTCCGTGGAGAGGATGGACTTCATGACTGGAGCCAAAACCCTCATCAG AAACGCGAGGTTCTGGGTGATTTGTGCCACGTATGGTATATCCCTGGGAGTGTTTAACTGCTGGCAAAGTGTCCTTGACGTTATCCTGAAGCCACATAAGATTGACGAG AGCGAAGCAGGGTGGCTAGGATTTTATTCCATTTTAGCCGGATGTGTTGGATCTGTAATTTTGGCAAG ATTTGCCGACGTGTTTTCGCGCCACATGAAGATGTTCCTATTGTTACTATACATTAGCGGAACCGGATGTTTCGTCTGGTTTACTCTTCTCATCAGTGGAACAATTCCAGAATCCACAT attcaTTGTATGCAGCTATCATACTAGCCACACTCCTGCTGAATGCTAGCGTACCGCTGTACTTTGAAATGGCGTGCGAGGCGACGTACCCCGTAGCAGAGGGAATCACCAACTTTGTCCTGACCCTCGTCAATAACATTGGGGGCCTGGTGTTTCTTCTCATCAATATGATCCCCAATATag gGACAGCCTGGGAGAACTGGACCTGCCTTGGGGCCATCGCTTCCTGTATCCCCGTCCTGTTCTTCATCAAAGAGAATTATAACCGATTAGAGGTGGACGAAATCAAAAAAGTGTGA
- the LOC105325320 gene encoding solute carrier family 49 member 4 isoform X3: protein MTENSARIFNTSSSEYIAMTDKKSLVDNMSVYPAEVTVTTTDNEIRTTIQQSLIDPDTETHVYKRRWYILLAYSLLACTQGGYWNTWGPIAASSEDAFGWSDADIALLSNWGPISYVLATFVMSWVVDVKGLRWACLSTAIMVAAGAGARCITDQPPYVKWSMNVGQMLNGLAGPVSAIPPVLSCGWFPARQRVTATSITTSAAFVGIAASMVLGPYMVQDRISNQNITASNYSSANTTERISQERHDIMIYMYVEAAWAVFVLLLIVVYFPAKPPKPPTLSASVERMDFMTGAKTLIRNARFWVICATYGISLGVFNCWQSVLDVILKPHKIDESEAGWLGFYSILAGCVGSVILARFADVFSRHMKMFLLLLYISGTGCFVWFTLLISGTIPESTYSLYAAIILATLLLNASVPLYFEMACEATYPVAEGITNFVLTLVNNIGGLVFLLINMIPNIGTAWENWTCLGAIASCIPVLFFIKENYNRLEVDEIKKV, encoded by the exons ATGACAGAGAACAGTGCGAGGATATTCAATACAAGTTCCTCTGAATACATCGCTATGACGGATAAAAAATCTCTCGTAGATAACATG TCTGTATACCCAGCGGAGGTCACAGTGACTACAACAGATAATGAGATTCGAACCACCATCCAACAGTCACTCATAGATCCCGACACCGAGACGCATGTGTACAAGCGTCGCTGGTACATACTGCTGGCCTACAGTCTCCTAGCGTGCACACAGGGGGGCTACTGGAACACCTGGGGTCCTATTGCCGCGTCATCAGAAGATGCGTTCGGTTGGTCTGACGCGGACATCGCCCTACTGTCAAACTGGGGACCCATTTCATACGTCTTAGCGACATTCGTGATGTCTTGGGTGGTTGATGTCAAAG GACTCAGATGGGCCTGTTTAAGTACCGCGATCATGGTAGCCGCTGGTGCTGGTGCAAGATGTATAACAGACCAACCTCCATATGTAAAATG GAGCATGAACGTAGGACAAATGTTGAATGGTCTGGCTGGACCGGTCAGCGCCATTCCTCCCGTACTTTCTTGTGGCTGGTTCCCCGCCAGGCAGAGAGTGACTGCCACCAGCATCACTACGTCTGCAGCTTTTGTCGGTATCGCAGCATCCATGGTCTtag GTCCTTATATGGTACAAGATCGAATTTCCAATCAAAATATTACAGCGAG TAACTACTCGTCCGCAAATACAACAG AGAGAATATCTCAAGAGAGACACGATATcatgatctacatgtatgtcG AGGCGGCATGGGCTGTCTTTGTCCTGTTACTCATAGTGGTGTACTTCCCGGCAAAACCGCCCAAACCCCCGACACTGTCCGCCTCCGTGGAGAGGATGGACTTCATGACTGGAGCCAAAACCCTCATCAG AAACGCGAGGTTCTGGGTGATTTGTGCCACGTATGGTATATCCCTGGGAGTGTTTAACTGCTGGCAAAGTGTCCTTGACGTTATCCTGAAGCCACATAAGATTGACGAG AGCGAAGCAGGGTGGCTAGGATTTTATTCCATTTTAGCCGGATGTGTTGGATCTGTAATTTTGGCAAG ATTTGCCGACGTGTTTTCGCGCCACATGAAGATGTTCCTATTGTTACTATACATTAGCGGAACCGGATGTTTCGTCTGGTTTACTCTTCTCATCAGTGGAACAATTCCAGAATCCACAT attcaTTGTATGCAGCTATCATACTAGCCACACTCCTGCTGAATGCTAGCGTACCGCTGTACTTTGAAATGGCGTGCGAGGCGACGTACCCCGTAGCAGAGGGAATCACCAACTTTGTCCTGACCCTCGTCAATAACATTGGGGGCCTGGTGTTTCTTCTCATCAATATGATCCCCAATATag gGACAGCCTGGGAGAACTGGACCTGCCTTGGGGCCATCGCTTCCTGTATCCCCGTCCTGTTCTTCATCAAAGAGAATTATAACCGATTAGAGGTGGACGAAATCAAAAAAGTGTGA
- the LOC105325320 gene encoding solute carrier family 49 member 4 homolog isoform X1: MTENSARIFNTSSSEYIAMTDKKSLVDNMSVYPAEVTVTTTDNEIRTTIQQSLIDPDTETHVYKRRWYILLAYSLLACTQGGYWNTWGPIAASSEDAFGWSDADIALLSNWGPISYVLATFVMSWVVDVKGLRWACLSTAIMVAAGAGARCITDQPPYVKWTVNIGQFLNGLAGPVAMGVPPALSALWFPVKERTTATAIATILNGIGVGISFALGPYMVQDRISNQNITASNYSSANTTERISQERHDIMIYMYVEAAWAVFVLLLIVVYFPAKPPKPPTLSASVERMDFMTGAKTLIRNARFWVICATYGISLGVFNCWQSVLDVILKPHKIDESEAGWLGFYSILAGCVGSVILARFADVFSRHMKMFLLLLYISGTGCFVWFTLLISGTIPESTYSLYAAIILATLLLNASVPLYFEMACEATYPVAEGITNFVLTLVNNIGGLVFLLINMIPNIGTAWENWTCLGAIASCIPVLFFIKENYNRLEVDEIKKV, translated from the exons ATGACAGAGAACAGTGCGAGGATATTCAATACAAGTTCCTCTGAATACATCGCTATGACGGATAAAAAATCTCTCGTAGATAACATG TCTGTATACCCAGCGGAGGTCACAGTGACTACAACAGATAATGAGATTCGAACCACCATCCAACAGTCACTCATAGATCCCGACACCGAGACGCATGTGTACAAGCGTCGCTGGTACATACTGCTGGCCTACAGTCTCCTAGCGTGCACACAGGGGGGCTACTGGAACACCTGGGGTCCTATTGCCGCGTCATCAGAAGATGCGTTCGGTTGGTCTGACGCGGACATCGCCCTACTGTCAAACTGGGGACCCATTTCATACGTCTTAGCGACATTCGTGATGTCTTGGGTGGTTGATGTCAAAG GACTCAGATGGGCCTGTTTAAGTACCGCGATCATGGTAGCCGCTGGTGCTGGTGCAAGATGTATAACAGACCAACCTCCATATGTAAAATG GACGGTTAACATTGGTCAGTTCCTGAACGGTCTGGCGGGCCCTGTTGCCATGGGTGTGCCGCCTGCTTTATCAGCGCTCTGGTTTCCGGTCAAAGAGCGCACAACCGCCACAGCTATCGCCACCATTCTAAATGGCATAGGCGTTGGGATCTCGTTTGCGTTGG GTCCTTATATGGTACAAGATCGAATTTCCAATCAAAATATTACAGCGAG TAACTACTCGTCCGCAAATACAACAG AGAGAATATCTCAAGAGAGACACGATATcatgatctacatgtatgtcG AGGCGGCATGGGCTGTCTTTGTCCTGTTACTCATAGTGGTGTACTTCCCGGCAAAACCGCCCAAACCCCCGACACTGTCCGCCTCCGTGGAGAGGATGGACTTCATGACTGGAGCCAAAACCCTCATCAG AAACGCGAGGTTCTGGGTGATTTGTGCCACGTATGGTATATCCCTGGGAGTGTTTAACTGCTGGCAAAGTGTCCTTGACGTTATCCTGAAGCCACATAAGATTGACGAG AGCGAAGCAGGGTGGCTAGGATTTTATTCCATTTTAGCCGGATGTGTTGGATCTGTAATTTTGGCAAG ATTTGCCGACGTGTTTTCGCGCCACATGAAGATGTTCCTATTGTTACTATACATTAGCGGAACCGGATGTTTCGTCTGGTTTACTCTTCTCATCAGTGGAACAATTCCAGAATCCACAT attcaTTGTATGCAGCTATCATACTAGCCACACTCCTGCTGAATGCTAGCGTACCGCTGTACTTTGAAATGGCGTGCGAGGCGACGTACCCCGTAGCAGAGGGAATCACCAACTTTGTCCTGACCCTCGTCAATAACATTGGGGGCCTGGTGTTTCTTCTCATCAATATGATCCCCAATATag gGACAGCCTGGGAGAACTGGACCTGCCTTGGGGCCATCGCTTCCTGTATCCCCGTCCTGTTCTTCATCAAAGAGAATTATAACCGATTAGAGGTGGACGAAATCAAAAAAGTGTGA